A region from the Candidatus Bathyarchaeota archaeon genome encodes:
- a CDS encoding RNA-guided pseudouridylation complex pseudouridine synthase subunit Cbf5 codes for MPRTNPPWETKRQHLNKATDTTNPKYGNKPHERPAKQYIQYGTINLDKPAGPTSHEVAAWTKKILHLNAIGHGGTLDPKVTGILPITLEDATKMVQALLYSGKEYICVLKLHGDTTESQIKHVLSEFEDEIYQRPPLRSSVKRQIRTRRIYQIDYIEKDGRNILFKVACEGGTYIRKLCFDIGEILGIGAHMQELRRTRAGPFTETNNTKVTLHDVAYWFGEWEKTKDDTILHKIIQPMETALTMLPKIVVRDSTVDALCHGANLTAPGVLSVDTGIEKGTLTAIFTLKGEAVALAKALVSTQDMIDLKHGTVAALERVLMPRGTYPKVWKSGNANEHRTQEH; via the coding sequence ATGCCCAGAACAAACCCTCCATGGGAAACCAAACGCCAACACCTAAACAAAGCGACAGACACAACCAACCCAAAATACGGCAATAAACCACACGAACGCCCAGCAAAACAATACATTCAATACGGCACCATAAACCTCGACAAACCCGCAGGACCAACAAGCCACGAAGTCGCTGCATGGACAAAAAAAATCCTGCACTTAAACGCCATTGGACACGGTGGAACACTAGACCCCAAAGTCACAGGTATCCTGCCCATCACACTAGAAGATGCCACAAAAATGGTTCAAGCGCTCCTCTACAGCGGCAAAGAATACATCTGCGTCCTAAAACTCCACGGCGACACAACAGAATCACAAATCAAACATGTCCTTAGCGAATTCGAAGACGAAATCTACCAACGCCCACCACTACGCTCTTCAGTCAAACGCCAAATAAGAACACGGCGCATCTACCAAATCGACTACATCGAAAAAGATGGAAGAAACATCCTCTTCAAAGTCGCCTGCGAAGGAGGAACCTACATACGCAAACTCTGTTTTGACATCGGCGAAATTTTAGGCATTGGCGCACACATGCAAGAACTCCGCCGAACACGCGCAGGACCCTTCACCGAAACAAACAACACCAAAGTAACCCTCCACGACGTAGCATACTGGTTTGGCGAATGGGAAAAAACAAAAGACGACACAATACTCCACAAAATCATACAACCCATGGAAACAGCACTAACCATGCTACCAAAAATCGTAGTCCGCGACTCAACCGTAGACGCACTATGCCACGGCGCGAACTTAACCGCTCCAGGAGTACTATCCGTAGATACAGGCATAGAGAAAGGCACGCTGACAGCTATCTTCACGCTCAAAGGCGAAGCAGTCGCGTTGGCAAAAGCGCTCGTCTCCACCCAAGACATGATAGATTTAAAGCACGGCACAGTTGCCGCTCTCGAAAGAGTGCTAATGCCACGGGGTACTTACCCCAAAGTTTGGAAAAGCGGTAATGCAAATGAGCACAGAACGCAAGAACATTGA
- a CDS encoding alcohol dehydrogenase catalytic domain-containing protein, whose protein sequence is MNAQLLTRLDKIENHPLTYTTVPDPKPAPDQVLIKIKACGVCYSNLSMIEGEFKPIFGIPTKLPIIPGHEITGIIQETGNRTSEFKRGDRVGVQVLWQTDGTCEFCRTGRENICINRQTTGETVDGGYAEYLTAPSSFVYRLPENLVFEESAPLFCPGITAYHAVKRAKVQFGQKVAVIGIGGVGHMSLQFAKLAGAETIAVDTSEDKLKLAKDIGADHALTVMEVEDFAAKTGKPDVVMVHAPSQKAVDQALRLVKRGGTVLLSVLGYARIFFPEEHAIIGSVIGTRQDMDETLRLASKGKVKVDWKAYKLSQAEEVLVKLKQGRIVGRAILVP, encoded by the coding sequence ATGAACGCCCAACTCCTCACGCGCCTAGACAAAATAGAAAACCACCCTTTAACCTACACAACTGTCCCAGACCCCAAACCAGCACCAGACCAAGTGCTCATCAAAATCAAAGCCTGCGGCGTCTGCTACAGCAACCTAAGCATGATAGAAGGCGAATTCAAACCCATCTTCGGCATACCAACAAAACTCCCCATCATCCCAGGACACGAAATCACAGGCATCATACAAGAAACAGGCAACCGAACCAGCGAGTTCAAAAGAGGCGACAGAGTCGGCGTGCAAGTGCTCTGGCAAACCGATGGCACATGCGAGTTCTGCCGCACAGGAAGAGAAAACATATGCATAAACCGCCAAACCACGGGCGAAACCGTAGATGGCGGATACGCAGAATACCTAACAGCCCCCAGTAGCTTCGTGTATCGCCTGCCAGAAAACTTGGTCTTCGAAGAGAGCGCGCCCCTGTTTTGCCCAGGCATCACTGCCTATCATGCAGTTAAACGCGCGAAAGTTCAGTTCGGGCAGAAGGTAGCCGTAATTGGAATCGGCGGTGTGGGGCACATGTCGTTGCAGTTTGCGAAGTTAGCAGGAGCCGAAACCATCGCGGTGGATACTTCAGAGGATAAGCTTAAACTCGCCAAAGACATCGGTGCAGACCACGCACTAACCGTCATGGAAGTAGAAGATTTTGCAGCGAAAACTGGCAAGCCCGACGTGGTTATGGTTCATGCCCCCTCCCAAAAAGCTGTTGACCAAGCACTAAGACTTGTAAAACGCGGAGGCACAGTGCTCCTTAGTGTTCTTGGCTACGCACGGATTTTTTTCCCTGAAGAGCACGCCATCATAGGTAGCGTTATTGGCACAAGGCAGGACATGGATGAAACCCTCCGTTTGGCATCAAAGGGCAAAGTGAAGGTTGACTGGAAAGCCTACAAACTCAGCCAAGCCGAAGAAGTGCTTGTAAAGTTGAAGCAGGGCAGGATTGTAGGAAGAGCAATTTTGGTGCCATAA
- a CDS encoding methyltransferase: protein MSTERKNIEHYFASAPKSEDKFGLIRTTLRGKTFEFLTSSSVFSKRRIDQGTRILIEAMVLPQSGNVLDVGCGYGAVGIIAATVNPQLRVIMTDVNMRAVRLARQNTQLNKVTNAEVRYGHLYEPVQDTKFNCILSNPPVSAGMETVKAIVQGAPAVMTYEASFQMVIRSKIGGKTLPAVFNQTFSNCEVLARESGYRVLIGTFT, encoded by the coding sequence ATGAGCACAGAACGCAAGAACATTGAGCACTATTTTGCATCCGCACCCAAATCAGAAGACAAGTTCGGCTTAATTCGAACAACCCTACGCGGAAAAACATTCGAGTTTTTGACCTCATCAAGCGTTTTTTCGAAGCGACGAATCGACCAAGGCACCAGAATACTCATCGAAGCCATGGTTCTACCTCAAAGTGGCAACGTACTTGATGTTGGTTGCGGATACGGCGCTGTCGGCATCATTGCAGCAACAGTCAATCCTCAGTTGCGCGTTATCATGACGGACGTGAATATGAGAGCTGTCCGCTTGGCAAGACAAAACACGCAACTAAACAAGGTAACTAACGCTGAAGTGCGGTATGGTCACTTGTACGAGCCAGTTCAAGACACAAAATTCAATTGTATATTGTCAAATCCGCCAGTGAGCGCAGGCATGGAAACAGTGAAAGCCATAGTGCAAGGCGCACCAGCAGTGATGACATATGAGGCATCATTTCAAATGGTTATTCGCTCAAAAATCGGCGGCAAAACCTTACCCGCCGTTTTCAACCAGACTTTTAGCAACTGCGAAGTCCTTGCAAGAGAAAGTGGTTATCGCGTGTTAATTGGGACTTTTACCTAA
- a CDS encoding type II toxin-antitoxin system VapC family toxin: MARCCEVVLDSSVVVKWFSKEAKSDEALKFLDSYTQGTTTLTVSEILICEVGNALRYKPDYDAQKWKTALTQLFNLHLNVVHLNQDLTNRTGEIAYDGKITFYDALPVAVAENKKTVCITADEETQYRKLHPKGYHIELL, encoded by the coding sequence ATGGCGAGATGCTGCGAAGTAGTACTAGATTCCTCAGTGGTTGTTAAATGGTTTAGTAAAGAAGCAAAATCTGATGAAGCACTAAAATTCTTAGATTCGTACACGCAGGGAACAACTACGTTGACAGTTTCGGAAATTCTAATCTGCGAAGTTGGCAACGCTCTGAGGTATAAACCAGACTATGATGCACAGAAGTGGAAAACAGCCCTAACTCAACTATTTAACCTCCACTTGAACGTAGTTCACCTCAACCAAGACCTCACTAATAGAACAGGCGAGATAGCTTATGATGGAAAAATCACCTTCTACGATGCCTTGCCCGTGGCTGTTGCAGAAAATAAAAAAACGGTATGTATTACAGCAGATGAAGAGACGCAATATAGAAAACTTCATCCAAAAGGATACCATATCGAACTATTATAA
- a CDS encoding 50S ribosomal protein L14e, with product MPAIEVGRICIKQAGRENGKKCVIIDVMDKSFILITGPKKITGIKRRRVNINHVMPTQEKIDIKRGASDDEITQTLETAGKLQDMTQTIKTP from the coding sequence ATGCCAGCCATCGAAGTCGGAAGAATATGCATAAAACAAGCAGGAAGAGAAAACGGCAAAAAATGCGTAATCATTGATGTCATGGACAAAAGCTTCATCCTGATAACAGGCCCCAAAAAAATCACAGGCATCAAACGCAGACGAGTAAACATAAACCACGTCATGCCAACACAAGAAAAAATCGACATAAAACGCGGAGCATCCGACGACGAAATCACACAAACCCTAGAAACCGCAGGTAAACTCCAAGACATGACCCAAACAATCAAAACACCCTAA
- a CDS encoding PQQ-binding-like beta-propeller repeat protein, whose translation MKKVNGIKKPNSIFVTFAVAVLLILLISVTFVALLNSDIIVDAQTSNVPSNMLQYEWSQNTASAQRTNFADGPSPSQPNIQWIAKIPNLLQGPWAFNGLVIVQTWGFIYSGIRIGTQTIALDRSTGKIVWNITASGNIAKLDNTYMLIGSNCYKIADGSLVWTGPSGFSNGGGWMQGISYIPELKAAASGGILWNLQNPAQLPTAIWNRANMTDYGIYSSESPQVYGNGVIVYSTTFNFLRGVNATTGQTIWTTPTTTGFSYGMSYIDGKIVHGGYDGNMRAWNITTGELLWTFNPGTYYNQWAIGTAVAYGMVYEHNQDTYTYAVNATTGELVWKSKGPGIGYSNYLTVAGGKVFIQSGENQYRDFATGEFGYSKFDALDAFTGEIVWSAPFENGAPNNMQCNAYGNLYVIPTTSSASNDSYTYSGGTAGTGYQEEVWCIGDTPRDWPMFLNDPEHSANGFGPTNLMLKWKFTAGAAFASSPTFVNGVGYIGSKDGIIYAFDASTGQQIWNYTAGLMIYSTMAVANGKLYTGADDGSIHCLDAKTGTKVWTTTLSGIKPTAAVLAAGIEAVVSSPIIYNGKVYLGALDGVIYCLDANSGTIIWQVQTGGPIYATPTIVDDSLYITSSTPTAGSFFKLNPATGNIILNTTLPYPDTTVSYGMGRSMVASPTIGNGVAFVRTALLYNYALNTITGEILWTYNATINPGTAQQNGGCGQVNALYKNGLFIFNDYYGITALNALDGSLAWQSYTSRENVAQGISCSFNNIYVVNEAGIMHVLDAQTGKSLSYYSFNTQMHSIPTPYNGSLYVGTNDWNLYCFSEAPPATIVSTSITFELRPSSIVFGDTTTVAGSINNVHSAVPMNVYFSKHDSSLPVNISAVTDENGGFTVMYKPDITGDWTVFASWPGDATHLASSSQSQTLTVTEPQQTMPLLKADVEAALSGLMPLIIGIIVAVIVTICISIYTIVAVRKLRK comes from the coding sequence ATGAAAAAAGTAAATGGCATAAAAAAACCAAATAGTATATTCGTTACATTTGCAGTTGCAGTACTTTTAATTCTGTTAATATCTGTGACTTTCGTTGCATTGCTAAATTCTGATATCATTGTAGATGCTCAAACATCTAATGTACCAAGCAATATGCTCCAGTACGAATGGTCACAAAATACTGCCTCAGCTCAACGAACAAACTTTGCTGATGGACCTAGCCCATCGCAACCCAACATCCAATGGATCGCTAAAATACCAAATCTGCTCCAAGGTCCATGGGCCTTCAACGGTCTAGTTATTGTGCAAACTTGGGGATTTATTTATTCGGGAATCCGTATAGGAACACAAACAATTGCTTTAGACAGATCAACAGGAAAGATTGTGTGGAATATCACAGCATCTGGTAACATTGCGAAGCTCGACAATACATACATGCTGATAGGCAGCAATTGCTACAAAATAGCTGACGGCTCGCTTGTATGGACAGGCCCATCTGGATTCAGCAACGGCGGAGGATGGATGCAAGGGATAAGTTACATCCCAGAACTTAAAGCGGCTGCAAGCGGTGGTATACTGTGGAACCTTCAGAATCCAGCACAGCTGCCAACAGCAATATGGAATAGAGCAAACATGACCGACTATGGAATATATAGCAGTGAATCGCCGCAGGTCTACGGAAATGGAGTAATAGTTTATTCTACAACTTTCAATTTCTTAAGAGGTGTTAATGCGACTACAGGACAAACCATCTGGACTACACCAACGACGACAGGTTTCAGTTACGGCATGAGTTACATTGATGGTAAGATTGTGCACGGAGGCTACGACGGAAATATGCGAGCTTGGAACATAACTACAGGTGAACTACTCTGGACCTTCAACCCTGGTACTTACTACAATCAGTGGGCCATAGGGACAGCAGTAGCCTATGGCATGGTCTACGAACATAATCAAGATACTTATACCTACGCGGTAAATGCTACAACAGGCGAACTAGTATGGAAATCTAAAGGACCTGGAATTGGTTACTCAAACTATCTAACTGTTGCAGGTGGCAAAGTATTCATCCAAAGTGGAGAAAATCAGTATCGCGATTTCGCTACCGGCGAGTTTGGCTATTCAAAGTTTGATGCTTTGGACGCTTTCACCGGAGAAATTGTATGGTCTGCACCCTTTGAAAACGGCGCGCCGAATAATATGCAGTGCAATGCTTATGGCAATTTGTATGTGATTCCAACCACATCTTCAGCCTCCAACGACAGCTATACTTACTCAGGTGGAACTGCTGGCACGGGTTATCAGGAGGAAGTATGGTGTATAGGAGACACGCCAAGAGACTGGCCCATGTTCCTAAATGATCCAGAGCATTCAGCTAACGGTTTTGGTCCTACAAACTTAATGCTTAAATGGAAGTTTACTGCAGGAGCAGCTTTTGCGTCTTCGCCGACATTTGTCAACGGAGTAGGGTATATAGGTTCGAAAGACGGAATCATTTACGCTTTTGACGCATCTACTGGACAGCAGATATGGAATTACACGGCGGGTCTTATGATTTATTCTACGATGGCAGTTGCAAATGGTAAACTCTATACGGGCGCTGACGACGGTAGCATTCACTGTTTAGATGCAAAAACTGGCACCAAGGTATGGACAACTACATTATCTGGAATAAAACCCACAGCGGCAGTGCTTGCAGCTGGTATAGAGGCTGTAGTTAGCTCTCCAATAATCTATAATGGCAAAGTATATTTAGGCGCATTAGATGGCGTTATTTATTGCTTAGACGCTAACAGCGGAACAATCATTTGGCAGGTGCAAACTGGAGGACCAATCTATGCTACTCCGACGATTGTCGATGATAGTCTTTATATTACATCTAGCACCCCTACGGCTGGAAGTTTCTTTAAGCTTAATCCAGCAACTGGAAACATCATACTAAATACAACACTTCCTTACCCTGATACTACAGTATCTTATGGAATGGGAAGAAGCATGGTTGCATCTCCCACAATCGGTAATGGTGTAGCTTTTGTGAGAACCGCCTTGCTCTACAATTACGCTTTGAATACAATAACCGGCGAAATTCTTTGGACATACAACGCCACTATTAACCCTGGTACCGCACAGCAGAATGGGGGCTGTGGACAGGTAAACGCTCTTTACAAAAATGGCTTATTCATATTCAACGATTACTATGGTATAACTGCTCTTAACGCTCTTGACGGAAGCCTTGCGTGGCAATCTTATACTTCACGAGAAAACGTTGCACAGGGAATATCGTGCTCGTTTAACAACATCTATGTTGTAAATGAGGCAGGAATAATGCATGTTCTCGATGCTCAAACCGGAAAATCGTTATCCTACTACTCTTTCAATACTCAAATGCACTCAATACCTACCCCCTACAATGGCTCACTCTACGTTGGAACCAACGATTGGAACCTCTACTGTTTCAGCGAAGCCCCTCCCGCGACTATAGTTTCGACCAGTATTACCTTCGAGTTGCGACCCAGCAGTATTGTTTTTGGTGATACAACTACTGTTGCGGGTAGCATAAACAACGTTCACAGCGCAGTCCCGATGAATGTGTACTTTAGCAAGCATGACAGTTCGCTTCCAGTCAACATCTCTGCAGTAACAGACGAGAACGGCGGCTTCACAGTCATGTACAAACCTGACATAACTGGTGATTGGACAGTATTTGCTTCATGGCCTGGAGATGCTACTCACTTGGCAAGCAGTAGTCAAAGCCAAACCTTAACTGTGACTGAACCGCAGCAAACAATGCCTCTTCTCAAAGCAGATGTTGAAGCAGCACTATCTGGTTTGATGCCTCTAATCATAGGCATAATTGTAGCTGTTATAGTGACTATCTGTATCAGTATATACACTATCGTTGCAGTGCGAAAGTTGAGAAAATGA
- a CDS encoding DUF1724 domain-containing protein: MDENEEISKVLFELSSNRRASILFEIAKKPFKMQQIAKTLDMTVTETFRHLQRLADAKLIEKKVDGSYVITSLGTLATGYLTGFNFILKNADFFLEHDLSCLPYEFVDRLGELSNAEFCTEAVSSFNRVRKILTVAEKQFWTMAEQVDSTTKNPAEEKMVEGIDFKFIMQKNLAKNWSGSNAKVLVGSRYIERVPVALVISEKEASVVFRTHKGVLDYLGLFGTDEKFLKWCRDLFLHYWERAERWYPDLLIK, from the coding sequence TTGGACGAAAATGAAGAAATTTCAAAAGTACTCTTTGAGCTCTCAAGCAATCGGCGAGCGAGCATTCTGTTTGAAATAGCGAAAAAGCCCTTCAAGATGCAGCAGATAGCTAAAACCCTTGATATGACTGTCACCGAAACTTTTAGGCATCTTCAAAGGTTAGCGGATGCGAAACTGATAGAGAAAAAAGTTGATGGCTCCTACGTGATCACTTCGCTGGGAACTTTGGCTACTGGTTATCTTACAGGCTTTAATTTTATTCTGAAGAACGCTGATTTCTTCTTGGAACACGATTTGTCTTGTTTGCCATATGAGTTTGTTGATAGGCTTGGGGAGTTGTCTAACGCAGAGTTTTGCACAGAAGCAGTATCCAGCTTTAATCGGGTCAGAAAAATTTTGACTGTAGCGGAGAAGCAGTTTTGGACTATGGCTGAGCAGGTCGATTCAACCACTAAGAACCCTGCGGAAGAAAAAATGGTTGAGGGAATAGACTTCAAGTTTATCATGCAGAAGAATCTGGCAAAAAATTGGTCGGGCTCTAATGCCAAAGTCCTAGTTGGCAGCAGATACATAGAACGTGTCCCTGTCGCTTTGGTAATTAGCGAAAAAGAAGCATCCGTCGTCTTCCGAACCCACAAAGGCGTGTTAGATTATCTGGGGTTGTTCGGCACTGACGAGAAGTTCCTAAAATGGTGCAGAGACCTCTTCTTACACTATTGGGAAAGGGCTGAACGATGGTACCCTGATTTGTTGATCAAGTAA
- a CDS encoding signal peptidase I has product MVEKCVIAKKAKTPQLRKIKITRRFVEAVILLVVVVLILALPLFAGTKSYPLTVVEGNSMSPTLQNGDLVYYTSCGGKVENGSLIVFYQDNSGNPLLSDLTRSVVIHRVVNVTVGEDGLLYYKTKGDNNNVMDAGLIRFDSVLGVKALVIPKVGFAFLFLKSPQGLISLVSLVVISYLSIYESKLWKDKKKAAFLGQLAQKTLNKEVPEDFYRKVELAVQNIESLDHTKLEDADARALATWLKGSLGSDCKIHTVQCEKCHNRTVVLEGPKQTLLVGVSENGDCSGLVTLLKEKNRPLLTCENCFGMSHRATNFGLTQSVLKFKQMTL; this is encoded by the coding sequence ATGGTTGAAAAATGCGTGATTGCCAAAAAAGCCAAGACACCTCAGCTGAGAAAGATCAAGATAACTCGCAGATTTGTTGAGGCGGTGATTTTGTTGGTTGTCGTTGTTTTGATTTTGGCTTTGCCATTGTTTGCGGGCACCAAATCTTATCCACTCACGGTTGTTGAGGGCAACAGTATGTCGCCGACTTTGCAAAATGGTGATTTGGTGTATTACACTAGTTGTGGCGGGAAGGTTGAGAATGGTTCTTTAATCGTTTTTTATCAGGACAATTCAGGTAATCCGTTGCTTAGTGATTTAACTCGGTCAGTTGTGATTCACCGTGTGGTAAATGTAACTGTTGGGGAGGATGGTTTGTTGTATTATAAGACGAAAGGCGACAACAACAATGTTATGGATGCGGGTCTTATTCGGTTTGATAGCGTTTTAGGGGTTAAGGCGCTTGTGATTCCTAAGGTTGGTTTTGCTTTTCTGTTTTTGAAGTCTCCGCAGGGGCTAATCTCTCTTGTTAGTTTAGTGGTAATTTCTTACCTTAGCATTTATGAATCAAAATTGTGGAAAGATAAAAAGAAAGCCGCATTTCTTGGGCAACTTGCACAAAAAACGCTTAACAAGGAAGTGCCTGAGGATTTTTACCGAAAGGTGGAGTTGGCAGTGCAAAATATTGAAAGCCTTGACCACACTAAACTTGAGGATGCGGATGCGCGTGCGTTGGCTACATGGCTTAAAGGCTCTCTTGGAAGTGACTGCAAAATTCATACGGTACAATGCGAAAAGTGCCATAACAGAACGGTTGTTTTAGAGGGCCCAAAACAAACATTACTAGTAGGCGTTAGCGAGAATGGAGATTGCTCGGGATTAGTGACGCTGTTGAAGGAAAAGAATCGACCGCTATTGACCTGTGAAAACTGTTTCGGTATGAGTCACAGGGCAACTAATTTTGGGTTGACTCAATCCGTCTTAAAATTTAAGCAGATGACACTTTAA
- a CDS encoding DUF5655 domain-containing protein: MVNKRTVDEILGSLEPAQKEIVENLRSLIKASVPESVELVKNGQIRYKLDGRDFVWISQFGGHVDLEFAMGSSLASGLLRSRGVAESHQKVQHVVVDDFDKLKPELTRLLREAASLGFEHCQRREVG; this comes from the coding sequence ATGGTGAATAAACGTACTGTTGATGAGATTTTAGGGAGCCTTGAACCAGCGCAAAAGGAAATTGTTGAGAATCTTCGGAGTTTAATTAAGGCGTCTGTTCCAGAAAGTGTTGAATTAGTGAAGAATGGGCAAATTAGGTATAAGCTTGATGGAAGGGATTTTGTTTGGATTAGTCAGTTTGGTGGTCATGTGGATTTGGAGTTTGCTATGGGTTCGAGTTTGGCTTCGGGTTTACTTAGGAGCAGAGGGGTAGCGGAATCTCATCAGAAGGTGCAGCATGTTGTGGTTGATGATTTTGATAAGTTGAAGCCTGAATTGACTAGGCTTTTGCGGGAGGCGGCAAGTTTGGGTTTTGAACATTGTCAACGGCGTGAGGTAGGCTAA
- a CDS encoding DUF5658 family protein yields MKKDILFLSAIILVGLMDLLTTVVGITFFGATETNPLLAGIAGTNMILMSVIKLIAVTATGLAFYKAIGLSKGLNGGLTKRFVDAGFSFTFIGLTVVVISNLSVLMQV; encoded by the coding sequence ATGAAAAAAGACATACTGTTCCTCTCAGCGATAATACTTGTCGGCTTAATGGATCTGCTCACAACTGTCGTTGGCATCACCTTCTTTGGCGCAACCGAAACCAACCCCCTCCTCGCAGGCATAGCAGGCACAAACATGATATTGATGAGCGTCATCAAACTAATTGCCGTTACAGCTACAGGCTTAGCCTTCTACAAGGCAATTGGACTAAGCAAGGGCTTAAACGGGGGATTAACAAAAAGATTCGTAGACGCAGGCTTCTCTTTCACTTTTATAGGTCTTACCGTGGTTGTTATTAGCAATTTGAGTGTATTAATGCAAGTTTAA
- a CDS encoding ribbon-helix-helix domain-containing protein: MSDGNKRERITIRLTKRYLDLLNLLIDKGVYNSRNEAIRDALRILYEYHGLKVSPEKKATFEQSKAPDESSKS, encoded by the coding sequence GTGTCTGATGGAAACAAAAGAGAACGCATAACGATTCGCTTAACAAAAAGGTATCTTGACTTGCTAAACCTCTTAATCGACAAGGGCGTCTACAACAGCCGCAACGAAGCAATAAGGGATGCTCTGAGAATCCTCTATGAATATCATGGGTTAAAGGTTTCGCCTGAGAAAAAGGCGACCTTTGAGCAGTCAAAAGCGCCAGATGAATCGTCTAAGAGCTAG
- a CDS encoding collagen-like protein, translated as MPKIMIEKTTFFVIILLATLVACVVAAGISILLVNLSLQGQPLRGEQGPKGDTGATGPQGSPGQTGATGATGATGAQGPQGPAGATGAQGPYLPDYDSGWVDISDKTGQAITFTHNLGYDNLLIDITGKASASGGEHQRYLGLTGYIHSWNRTYGGTSYEEGRCVVEAADGGYAIAGSTGSFGGSTDFYLVKTDANGIMQWNKAYGGTNEDYASSVVRTSDGGYALVGCTYSSGAGDGDVYLVKTDASGNMQWGKTYGGARYDTGSSVVQTTDGGYAIAGETQSFGEGSYVYLVKSDASGNLQWNKTYGETNFNYGCSIVQTSNGGYAIAGHTGSSGPGVYLIKTDTNGNIEWSKTYNGVTGWSLAKTLDGGYLLACGDLLVKTDALGNMEWNKWYSDIDIYSLVVVSDGGYVLGGVIGSFAGPYDFWLAKTDAWGNIQWTKTYGGTDFDVAWSVVAASDGGYVIAGSTDSFGVGRDVYLVKTEVYGEFGLVRIDSTTNTVTLYRGANDVYWNYVRVRIWKID; from the coding sequence ATGCCTAAAATAATGATTGAAAAAACAACTTTCTTTGTAATAATTTTGTTGGCTACTTTAGTTGCATGTGTAGTGGCAGCAGGAATTTCCATTTTATTAGTGAACTTGAGCTTGCAAGGGCAGCCACTACGAGGCGAGCAAGGACCTAAAGGCGACACTGGCGCAACAGGGCCACAGGGGTCTCCAGGACAAACAGGCGCAACGGGTGCAACGGGCGCTACAGGCGCTCAGGGGCCCCAAGGACCAGCCGGAGCAACAGGTGCGCAAGGACCTTACTTGCCAGATTATGACAGTGGCTGGGTTGACATCAGCGATAAAACAGGTCAAGCAATCACGTTTACGCATAATCTAGGCTACGATAACCTGTTGATTGACATAACAGGTAAGGCGTCCGCAAGCGGCGGCGAACATCAAAGATACCTTGGTTTAACAGGATACATACACTCATGGAACAGAACCTATGGCGGAACCAGCTACGAAGAAGGCCGATGTGTCGTCGAGGCAGCTGATGGCGGATACGCTATCGCAGGCTCCACAGGGTCTTTTGGCGGTAGCACCGACTTTTATTTAGTTAAAACCGATGCAAACGGAATCATGCAGTGGAACAAAGCCTATGGCGGAACAAACGAAGATTACGCATCTTCCGTCGTTCGCACATCCGATGGCGGGTACGCTTTAGTGGGTTGCACATACTCTTCTGGTGCTGGAGACGGCGATGTGTATTTGGTTAAGACTGATGCCAGCGGGAATATGCAATGGGGCAAAACCTACGGTGGAGCAAGGTACGATACAGGGAGTTCTGTTGTTCAGACAACTGACGGTGGTTACGCAATAGCAGGTGAAACGCAGTCTTTTGGTGAAGGCTCTTATGTGTATTTGGTGAAGTCTGATGCAAGCGGAAACCTGCAATGGAATAAAACCTATGGTGAAACAAACTTCAATTATGGGTGCTCTATTGTTCAAACGTCTAATGGCGGATATGCAATCGCAGGTCACACAGGGTCTTCTGGACCTGGAGTCTATTTGATTAAAACCGACACAAACGGAAATATAGAATGGAGCAAAACCTACAACGGAGTTACTGGCTGGTCTCTTGCCAAGACATTGGATGGCGGATACTTACTTGCCTGTGGCGACCTATTAGTGAAGACTGACGCGCTTGGAAACATGGAATGGAACAAGTGGTATTCAGATATCGATATTTACTCTTTGGTTGTCGTATCAGACGGGGGATATGTGTTAGGGGGTGTTATTGGTTCCTTTGCTGGACCTTACGATTTTTGGCTGGCGAAAACAGATGCATGGGGGAACATTCAGTGGACTAAAACTTACGGTGGAACAGACTTTGATGTCGCATGGTCTGTTGTCGCAGCATCTGACGGAGGCTACGTTATAGCAGGCTCCACCGACTCTTTTGGTGTAGGTAGAGACGTTTATCTGGTTAAGACTGAGGTGTATGGGGAGTTCGGCTTGGTCCGCATTGATTCAACAACTAACACGGTAACACTTTACCGAGGAGCAAACGATGTCTACTGGAACTATGTTCGGGTGCGCATATGGAAAATCGACTAA